The following are from one region of the Rhinoraja longicauda isolate Sanriku21f chromosome 11, sRhiLon1.1, whole genome shotgun sequence genome:
- the nsun4 gene encoding 5-cytosine rRNA methyltransferase NSUN4: MAALRGCSLRLKTLCERLGEWQRPPRREAHKKKWASFRPSARGAQLALQNLDMSCGPQFGDLWPSVRVGLLCEQKYGALLNGFEDVEKVIRQMELQQAKDFVYGGWDKAAGQEAGCTPKAGCKPRGIRDLPQDLQTSESQDLQTSESCPDPSLADGDSGRESASSLETKQYLSVSPNLKCFTFPRGDTTRFKPSRQGSLRMLEYYLMDAASLLPVLILDVQPGHAVLDLCAAPGGKTLALLQTECCRHLAINDISSSRLSRLRKILHNYVPKNLCTEDRLRITSFDGRLWGEIERDTFDRVLVDAPCTTDRHSVLEDDNNIFNRLRIRERQMLPLLQTQLLVSGILATKPGGSIVYSTCSLSQLQNECVVERAVQVAETEHGMELQLEDLTDIRAHYRETFNFYGRCRVGELVLPHLTANYGPMYFCKLHKIH; encoded by the exons ATGGCGGCGCTCAGGGGTTGCAGCCTCCGCCTGAAGACTTTATGCGAGCGGCTGGGCGAGTGGCAGCGGCCGCCCCGGAGAGAAGCTCacaagaagaaatgg GCTTCGTTCCGGCCCAGTGCCCGAGGCGCTCAGCTGGCGCTGCAGAACCTGGACATGAGCTGTGGCCCGCAGTTCGGTGACCTCTGGCCCTCTGTTCGCGTCGGCCTCCTCTGCGAGCAAAAGTACGGGGCTCTGCTCAATGGTTTCGAGGACGTGGAGAAGGTGATCCGACAGATGGAACTGCAGCAGGCCAAAGACTTTGTGTACGGCGGCTGGGACAAGGCGGcgggccaggaggcgggctgCACGCCGAAGGCAGGCTGCAAACCACGCGGAATTCGGGATTTACCTCAAGACTTGCAAACGTCTGAATCTCAAGATTTGCAAACGTCTGAATCTTGTCCTGATCCTTCGTTGGCTGATGGTGACTCGGGCCGAGAATCTGCATCTTCCCTGGAAACGAAACAGTATCTATCCGTTAGCCCAAACCTTAAATGTTTCACATTTCCAAGAGGAGATACCACACGTTTTAAACCATCAAG aCAAGGAAGTTTAAGAATGCTGGAATATTATCTAATGGATGCTGCATCACTTCTTCCAGTACTCATTCTGGATGTTCAGCCAGGTCACGCTGTCCTCGATCTATGTGCAGCGCCTGGTGGGAAGACTTTGGCACTGTTGCAGACTGAATGCTGTC GACATCTTGCTATCAATGATATATCCTCATCTCGCCTAAGTCGGTTACGTAAAATTCTTCACAATTATGTCCCAAAGAATCTTTGTACGGAAGATAGACTACGCATCACGTCATTTGATGGCAGGCTCTGGGGAGAAATAGAGAGGGATACCTTTGATAGG GTGTTGGTTGATGCTCCTTGTACAACGGATAGGCATTCAGTACTTGAAGACGACAACAACATCTTCAACAGGTTGCGGATCAGGGAACGGCAAATGCTGCCTCTATTACAGACCCAGCTATTGGT CTCTGGTATTCTTGCCACAAAGCCTGGCGGGTCAATTGTGTACTCAACGTGTAGCTTATCCCAGTTGCAAAATGAGTGTGTGGTGGAGAGGGCAGTACAAGTGGCAGAGACGGAACATGGCATGGAGCTTCAACTGGAGGACCTGACTGACATCCGGGCACACTATAGAGAGACATTTAATTTCTACGGCCGCTGTAGAGTTGGTGAATTAGTTCTTCCACATCTTACTGCAAATTACGGGCCAATGTATTTCTGTAAGCTGCACAAAATACATTAA